The Parachlamydia acanthamoebae genome has a window encoding:
- a CDS encoding NAD(P)-binding domain-containing protein: MASFKLKQQIAEDLEKIQSPSPSWIVPSSFQYDVVIIGAGMAGLAAAFALQRLGVSNIQIFDQNETGLEGPWLTYARMPSLRSMKELVGPALDIPSLTFHAWYEHLFGKEKWERLRKIPTNLWMDYLCWLRHILSLPVENKRTLTNIQEFNQGLQLQINDQTITTRKLILATGRGGFGGSRFPFFVYPLPKKFYAHTNESFPYETLKNKRIGIIGGGASGFDAAETALECGAKSADILIRRPSLPHVNKAASLTYTGFFEGYYDLDDNQRWQFLDACYRDGIPPPVEVLERMKEFPHFQVLLGREITRATTTQHEILIDTNKGSLTYDFLILATGFEIDGFKQPELAPFMHQILLWKDRPGIQHLNGPYWFYQSPYLGPHFQFLEKMKGEAPFLKNIYCFNYAATLSHGQLSGDIPGIGRGAQRLARGITKDFFTEDWMDYDTQLKEFQVNEFIQDNYKFFQN; this comes from the coding sequence ATGGCTAGTTTTAAGTTGAAACAACAAATAGCCGAAGATTTAGAAAAGATTCAGTCCCCTTCCCCTTCTTGGATTGTCCCCTCCTCTTTTCAATATGATGTTGTGATTATTGGAGCTGGCATGGCGGGATTGGCCGCAGCTTTTGCCCTCCAACGCTTAGGCGTTTCAAACATCCAGATTTTTGATCAAAATGAAACAGGTCTTGAAGGACCTTGGCTCACTTACGCCCGTATGCCAAGCCTACGCTCTATGAAAGAACTCGTTGGTCCTGCTCTCGACATTCCTTCCCTCACATTCCATGCTTGGTATGAACATCTGTTCGGCAAAGAAAAGTGGGAAAGGCTGAGGAAAATTCCAACCAACCTGTGGATGGATTATTTGTGCTGGTTGCGCCATATCCTTAGCCTTCCTGTTGAAAACAAGCGAACCCTGACAAATATTCAGGAGTTTAACCAAGGCCTTCAACTTCAAATCAACGATCAAACCATCACCACGCGTAAGCTAATACTCGCAACGGGAAGAGGGGGATTCGGGGGATCGCGATTCCCTTTCTTTGTGTATCCTTTGCCCAAAAAATTTTATGCACATACCAATGAGAGCTTCCCCTATGAGACACTGAAAAATAAACGGATTGGAATTATCGGAGGAGGCGCTTCTGGATTTGACGCTGCAGAAACAGCTTTAGAATGCGGGGCTAAATCTGCTGACATTCTAATCAGACGACCCAGCTTACCCCATGTGAACAAAGCTGCGAGTCTGACGTATACGGGCTTTTTTGAAGGCTATTACGATCTTGATGATAACCAACGGTGGCAATTTCTAGACGCCTGCTATCGCGACGGAATACCCCCTCCTGTCGAGGTTCTAGAAAGAATGAAAGAGTTTCCCCATTTTCAAGTTCTATTGGGACGAGAAATTACCCGCGCCACAACCACCCAGCATGAAATTTTAATCGATACAAATAAAGGCTCTCTCACCTACGATTTTCTTATCTTGGCAACAGGCTTTGAGATTGATGGATTTAAACAACCTGAACTTGCCCCGTTTATGCATCAGATCCTTCTTTGGAAAGATCGTCCTGGAATTCAGCACTTAAACGGACCTTATTGGTTTTATCAAAGTCCCTATTTAGGCCCTCACTTTCAATTTTTGGAAAAAATGAAGGGCGAAGCACCCTTTCTTAAAAACATTTACTGCTTCAATTATGCTGCTACGCTGAGTCACGGTCAATTAAGTGGGGACATCCCCGGTATTGGAAGAGGAGCTCAACGTTTAGCAAGAGGAATTACCAAAGATTTTTTTACAGAAGATTGGATGGATTACGACACACAACTCAAAGAATTCCAAGTTAATGAATTTATTCAAGATAATTACAAATTTTTTCAGAATTAA
- a CDS encoding GreA/GreB family elongation factor, with amino-acid sequence MGYLEEFHTQIQNRDFNKFFQLWEEYCTCDVVDVEELLQLLSMIKKSDLAKPFGEYVESALPTWEKIENPKDSYEVLKLLIDLETTNTPLLAEITHDILKKHHGNDPLFEERMRLIGLRKKDKFQGAIANYDLLAHMKKGKVVFHNAGWGTGEIMDVSLVREQVILEFEWVSGRKDLSFANAFKTLIPLPDDHFLARRFANPDELEKEAKDDPVAVVQLLLKDLGPKTAAEVKDELCELVIPEKDWNKWWQGARAKVKKDTMIESPEGIKEPFRLRKTALKHEDRWQNAIDNQTDTNDLLQTSYQFVRDFPNILKDQEVKKTLQAKITGLLTKSDLLPEQEVQAHLFLDSFLGLSEHGRMAQALIVQSDQPFELIQKVDITPFKKRALMVVRHSRADWSHIFLEMFAKTDQSTLREYLIKEICADEEAKTLLLNMLEDLLHYPEKNPELFVWYFQKVVKKADGIPYNDKEGQGRFLDGFLVLMHKLEGDPQQRELIRKMYNLISEKRYAVIRALIEGMSKEFVKEFLLLASKCQTFTEHDLKILASLATVVHPTLGAARQSKDTKNDQNTIWTTEEGYLQTQERIRQIGTTEVVENAREIEAARSLGDLRENSEYKFALEKRSRLQGELKRLSEQLNRARIITKDDIYLNQVSVGSIVELEDPEKNVVTYTILGPWDADADTNILSFQSKFAEAMLGRKVGEEFEFRNQNFTIRTIKNIFQD; translated from the coding sequence ATGGGCTATTTGGAAGAATTTCACACTCAAATTCAAAATAGAGATTTTAATAAATTTTTTCAACTTTGGGAAGAGTATTGCACGTGCGATGTTGTCGATGTTGAAGAGCTTCTTCAATTACTTAGCATGATCAAAAAATCAGATCTGGCTAAGCCATTTGGGGAGTATGTGGAAAGCGCACTTCCGACATGGGAAAAAATCGAAAATCCCAAAGACTCTTACGAGGTTTTGAAACTTCTGATTGACTTAGAAACGACAAACACTCCTCTTTTAGCCGAAATTACCCACGACATTCTCAAAAAACATCACGGAAATGATCCTTTATTTGAAGAAAGGATGCGTTTAATTGGATTGCGCAAAAAAGATAAATTCCAAGGAGCCATCGCAAACTATGATTTATTAGCCCACATGAAGAAAGGGAAAGTCGTTTTCCACAATGCCGGATGGGGCACAGGGGAAATCATGGATGTTTCTTTGGTCAGAGAGCAGGTCATTCTCGAATTCGAATGGGTGTCTGGCCGAAAAGATCTCTCCTTTGCGAATGCATTTAAAACCCTCATTCCACTTCCTGATGATCACTTCTTAGCACGCCGTTTTGCAAATCCAGACGAATTAGAAAAAGAAGCAAAAGACGATCCAGTAGCAGTTGTTCAACTTCTTCTCAAAGATTTAGGGCCCAAAACTGCAGCCGAAGTTAAAGATGAATTGTGCGAATTAGTGATTCCTGAAAAAGATTGGAATAAGTGGTGGCAAGGGGCTCGTGCAAAAGTGAAAAAAGACACGATGATTGAATCTCCAGAAGGGATAAAAGAACCCTTCAGGCTTCGCAAAACAGCATTGAAGCACGAAGACAGATGGCAAAATGCGATCGATAACCAAACGGACACAAATGACCTTCTGCAAACCTCTTATCAGTTTGTGCGTGATTTCCCAAATATTTTAAAAGATCAAGAAGTCAAGAAAACTCTGCAAGCAAAAATCACAGGATTGCTGACAAAATCAGATCTTCTCCCCGAGCAAGAAGTTCAAGCGCATCTGTTTCTTGATTCCTTCTTAGGTCTTTCGGAACATGGTAGAATGGCTCAAGCTTTGATTGTGCAATCCGATCAGCCTTTTGAACTGATTCAAAAAGTCGACATTACCCCATTTAAAAAACGGGCGTTGATGGTTGTGAGACACTCACGCGCAGATTGGTCACACATTTTCCTTGAAATGTTTGCGAAAACAGATCAATCCACTTTACGTGAATATTTGATTAAAGAAATCTGTGCAGATGAAGAAGCGAAAACTCTACTCCTCAATATGTTGGAAGATTTGCTCCACTACCCTGAAAAAAATCCGGAATTGTTTGTTTGGTATTTCCAAAAAGTGGTTAAAAAAGCAGATGGGATTCCTTACAATGACAAAGAAGGTCAAGGTCGTTTCTTAGATGGCTTCCTCGTCCTCATGCATAAACTAGAGGGAGACCCTCAACAACGCGAGCTGATTCGCAAGATGTACAATCTCATTAGCGAAAAACGCTATGCAGTCATCCGAGCCCTCATTGAAGGGATGAGCAAAGAATTTGTAAAAGAGTTTCTGTTGCTGGCCTCCAAATGTCAGACCTTTACTGAGCATGATCTAAAAATCTTAGCTTCTCTTGCGACTGTCGTTCATCCAACTCTAGGCGCAGCTAGACAAAGTAAGGATACAAAAAACGATCAGAATACGATTTGGACGACGGAAGAAGGATACCTACAAACACAGGAAAGAATTCGGCAGATTGGAACAACGGAAGTTGTGGAAAATGCGCGTGAAATTGAAGCTGCGCGTTCCTTGGGAGACTTGCGTGAAAATTCTGAATATAAGTTTGCCTTAGAGAAGCGTTCTCGCCTTCAAGGGGAGCTAAAGCGTTTGTCCGAGCAACTTAATCGTGCACGCATCATCACGAAAGACGATATCTATCTCAATCAAGTTAGCGTTGGAAGCATTGTGGAATTGGAGGATCCTGAGAAAAATGTGGTGACATATACGATCTTAGGACCTTGGGATGCAGATGCAGATACAAATATTCTATCATTTCAATCTAAATTTGCCGAGGCGATGTTAGGACGAAAAGTTGGAGAAGAATTTGAGTTTAGAAATCAGAATTTCACCATCCGGACGATTAAAAACATCTTCCAAGATTAA
- a CDS encoding glycosyltransferase family protein: MINRIDIFIPARSQYGVLNQFTTDFAAALTRQGVNCRILKAERDNPRPFLDQIFQDPPNCTLSFNGLLPDEEGRFFCDLINIPHVAYLVDAPTLFFSLANSPLTIITCVDRLGSQFFTELESAQSFFLPHGVDQDLKDLHLEKKYEVVMFSSCIDYEKIRENWEQRFSKPLINALNEAIDVSLNQDGISYIHAFVQAVDKQAKQGNPIPSHEINFVEVLDMLERYIRGKDRVELVRNIRDAQVDVFGAPDESKSWSDYFKDMPNVRCHDPVPYQEAIQIMQQSKIVLSSCAWIKDGLHERILAGTQSGALVVCQENPYLLEEFPRDKSLLYYRHGQWDALNASIYHFLNNENERQDRVQQGQNIVQNGHTWDHRARQLLRDLNTYFSSE, encoded by the coding sequence ATGATCAACCGAATCGATATTTTCATCCCCGCTCGTAGCCAATATGGCGTTTTGAATCAATTCACGACGGACTTCGCAGCGGCGCTTACTCGCCAAGGCGTTAACTGTCGTATTCTGAAAGCCGAGAGGGATAATCCCAGACCTTTTCTAGACCAAATATTTCAAGATCCACCCAATTGCACCCTTTCTTTTAATGGACTCTTACCAGATGAAGAGGGCCGTTTTTTTTGTGATCTGATTAACATCCCTCACGTGGCCTATCTTGTGGATGCTCCCACACTTTTTTTTTCTTTAGCCAATAGCCCCTTAACGATTATCACCTGTGTTGACCGACTGGGCAGCCAATTTTTTACTGAGCTCGAAAGTGCTCAGTCTTTTTTCCTTCCCCATGGAGTTGATCAAGACCTTAAAGATCTACATTTGGAAAAAAAGTACGAAGTTGTCATGTTCTCCTCTTGCATCGACTATGAAAAAATTCGAGAAAATTGGGAGCAACGTTTTTCCAAACCTTTGATCAACGCGCTGAATGAAGCGATAGACGTTTCACTGAATCAAGATGGGATCTCTTATATTCATGCATTTGTGCAAGCCGTGGATAAACAAGCTAAACAAGGCAATCCCATCCCCTCGCATGAAATTAACTTTGTCGAAGTTTTAGACATGCTAGAACGCTACATTCGGGGAAAAGACCGCGTGGAGCTAGTGCGCAACATTCGAGATGCCCAGGTCGATGTTTTTGGAGCCCCCGATGAATCCAAAAGTTGGAGCGACTACTTTAAAGATATGCCTAATGTTCGCTGCCATGATCCTGTTCCTTATCAAGAGGCCATTCAAATCATGCAGCAATCAAAAATTGTGCTAAGTAGCTGCGCCTGGATCAAAGACGGTCTGCATGAGCGCATTTTGGCTGGCACTCAATCGGGAGCTCTGGTTGTTTGCCAAGAAAACCCCTATCTTCTGGAAGAGTTTCCTCGGGATAAAAGTTTACTTTATTACCGACATGGCCAATGGGATGCGCTAAATGCTAGCATTTATCACTTCCTTAACAACGAAAACGAAAGACAAGATCGCGTGCAGCAAGGACAAAATATTGTCCAAAATGGGCATACCTGGGATCATCGCGCCAGACAGCTTCTTCGCGATTTAAATACTTACTTTTCATCTGAATAG
- a CDS encoding SDR family oxidoreductase, with product MKLCFKILVKRLPAKRLGEPIEIAKCVLYLFENDYVTGTIQYVDGGYRIAI from the coding sequence ATGAAGCTATGCTTCAAAATTTTAGTGAAACGTTTACCTGCTAAACGTCTTGGGGAGCCCATAGAAATCGCGAAATGTGTTCTTTATTTATTTGAAAATGACTATGTGACTGGCACCATCCAGTATGTTGATGGTGGGTATCGAATCGCTATTTGA
- a CDS encoding glycosyltransferase family protein, whose amino-acid sequence MIEKIDVLMPESSQYQVLHHFSQKLFEALCRTGLSCRLLKGLEIEATLLSDPPDLTICFNGAPQDAEGIFLCDIIQKPHLSYLVDVPYHYYELLQSPHMAIACVDEFYGELLDSLRFPNHLFLPHAVEREIFEDTEREKSFEVVMLASFIDYKIRMQDWKKKFPTYVVKAMQFAVEQTFADASTSFIEAFHAELNQQIKQITHFDLRAIPYFTIFREIELCIKGKGRIDLVKALKDLPVHLFCSEEDQSYWKKALGKKTRTVFHPPIDYASSYDLMKASRIVLNSSPHIKRGAQERIFGGLACDALVVTAENAYLNKIFRNNEDLLLYQPTKLDQLPEQISYYLENEEQRRTVAQSGKLKVKQAHTWDHRVKTLMDQIN is encoded by the coding sequence ATGATTGAAAAGATCGACGTTTTAATGCCCGAAAGCAGCCAATACCAAGTTTTGCATCATTTTTCACAAAAACTTTTTGAGGCGCTATGCCGAACAGGCCTAAGCTGCCGCTTATTAAAAGGGCTGGAAATCGAAGCAACGCTTTTGAGTGATCCACCAGATCTGACCATCTGTTTTAATGGAGCGCCACAAGATGCGGAAGGAATTTTTTTATGTGATATCATTCAAAAACCTCATCTTTCATATCTTGTGGATGTCCCCTATCACTACTATGAGCTTCTTCAAAGCCCCCATATGGCCATTGCATGTGTCGATGAATTTTATGGAGAACTCCTAGACTCGCTTCGTTTTCCCAATCATCTATTTCTGCCTCATGCTGTTGAGAGAGAAATTTTTGAAGACACCGAGCGAGAGAAAAGCTTTGAAGTTGTGATGCTAGCTTCTTTCATTGACTATAAAATTCGTATGCAAGACTGGAAGAAAAAATTTCCCACTTATGTCGTAAAAGCCATGCAATTTGCTGTCGAGCAAACCTTTGCAGATGCCTCCACCTCATTCATCGAAGCATTTCATGCTGAACTCAACCAGCAAATCAAGCAAATAACCCATTTCGATTTGCGCGCCATTCCTTACTTCACCATTTTCCGCGAAATTGAGTTGTGTATCAAAGGAAAGGGACGCATCGATCTTGTCAAAGCTCTTAAAGATTTACCTGTACATCTATTTTGTTCAGAGGAAGATCAAAGCTATTGGAAAAAAGCTTTGGGGAAAAAAACGCGAACCGTTTTTCATCCCCCAATTGACTATGCTTCTTCTTATGATTTGATGAAAGCAAGTCGCATTGTTTTAAATAGTAGTCCCCACATTAAAAGAGGGGCGCAAGAACGAATTTTTGGCGGCCTTGCTTGTGATGCTCTGGTTGTCACAGCTGAAAATGCTTACCTGAATAAAATATTCAGGAATAACGAGGATCTACTTCTCTATCAGCCAACAAAATTGGATCAATTACCTGAACAAATCTCTTACTATCTTGAAAATGAAGAACAGCGCAGAACTGTGGCACAAAGTGGCAAACTAAAGGTCAAGCAAGCGCATACTTGGGATCATCGGGTAAAAACTTTAATGGATCAAATCAATTGA
- a CDS encoding SDR family NAD(P)-dependent oxidoreductase, translated as MSLAGKCIVIIGRSSGIGLAIAQLAVNKGFEVVIASRSQQKLDKAKEIIGSSVIVKQLDVSDEHNVKNFFSEIGHFDYLATPGSSSSTGSCLELDTSIARASFDSKFWGQYYSIKYGTPHISKNGAIVLFSGVLHLN; from the coding sequence ATGTCACTTGCAGGAAAATGCATTGTGATCATTGGAAGAAGCTCGGGGATTGGCCTTGCCATAGCGCAACTTGCTGTAAATAAAGGTTTTGAGGTTGTTATTGCTAGCCGCTCGCAACAAAAATTAGATAAGGCAAAAGAAATAATCGGTTCAAGCGTCATTGTCAAACAACTCGACGTGTCTGATGAACATAACGTGAAAAATTTCTTTTCTGAGATAGGCCATTTCGATTATTTAGCAACTCCAGGCTCTTCTAGTTCTACTGGATCTTGTTTGGAACTCGATACATCGATTGCACGAGCAAGTTTTGATAGCAAATTTTGGGGGCAATATTATTCCATAAAATATGGCACGCCTCATATAAGCAAAAATGGTGCTATTGTGCTTTTTTCAGGGGTTTTACACTTGAATTAG
- a CDS encoding NYN domain-containing protein → MHYFIDGYNLMFRVLRVGDNLALQREKIIEDLHSKIAALNLNVTLVFDAQYQLGETSRTHYKQLEIIFSSTGETADEFIISELKIRKSPFQCTVVTSDKKLAWLSRLQAAKTETVEEFIGWLNKRYANRGRRRILPRLQLEKKQITPPKKVPTEPLPAVQAEDCFSYYLNAFQKNLEKLIAENPPKRKKASLKKDKQIQEEQVRLESDYSRWERLFNERLKEDQKE, encoded by the coding sequence ATGCATTACTTTATTGATGGCTATAATCTCATGTTTCGCGTCTTGCGAGTCGGTGATAATCTCGCTCTACAGCGTGAAAAAATCATTGAAGATCTCCACTCCAAAATTGCCGCTTTAAATTTAAATGTGACCCTTGTTTTTGATGCGCAATATCAACTGGGGGAGACTTCCCGCACACATTATAAGCAGCTCGAAATCATCTTTTCTTCTACGGGAGAAACGGCGGATGAATTCATCATCAGTGAATTGAAAATACGCAAGTCACCGTTTCAATGTACCGTTGTAACCTCAGATAAAAAGTTAGCCTGGCTGTCTAGATTGCAAGCCGCTAAAACAGAAACAGTTGAAGAGTTTATCGGATGGTTAAATAAGCGCTATGCCAATCGAGGGCGACGGCGGATTCTCCCTCGTCTTCAGCTTGAAAAAAAACAAATAACTCCACCAAAAAAAGTCCCCACAGAACCTCTACCAGCTGTTCAAGCAGAAGATTGTTTTTCCTACTATCTCAATGCCTTTCAAAAAAATTTAGAAAAGCTCATTGCAGAAAATCCCCCTAAACGAAAAAAAGCATCGCTAAAAAAAGATAAACAAATTCAAGAAGAACAGGTCCGCTTGGAATCTGATTATTCTCGCTGGGAAAGGCTGTTTAATGAAAGGTTGAAAGAAGATCAAAAAGAGTGA
- a CDS encoding phosphodiester glycosidase family protein: MFNSIINRLFLISCLAIVRTAIAVELPEGISYSHIFLSDQTSVHVLEVNPHFFDIIPVKNKGDVEAVSSMAKRHKAIAAVNGGFFKMKGEFADLPMGILKIDNHWYGTPHKPRGAIGWSHADEKVLFDQILTQIYGYSGNAVIPIDGINRILKDQQVILCTPHIGKQFDYPNLGLQLLIKDQKVSKIEKKRASIPADGVSLMIGVLKTLSFPPIAEGDDFKWDIHVTPQSHPPYTKSEEWSDIVHIVGGTPILVRGGRLVTDFSAEQTGSHFLNVRLARTAVGILENGNWLFVVVDGFYKNIWNTKGITIPDLAELMQKLGCVEALNLCGGKCSTMVLKNVVVNDPPDGTRKGRKVSDALVIIPKNR, translated from the coding sequence ATGTTTAATTCAATCATCAATCGACTATTTTTGATCAGCTGTCTAGCCATTGTGAGAACTGCTATTGCAGTCGAGCTTCCGGAGGGAATTTCCTATAGCCATATTTTTTTATCGGATCAAACATCCGTACATGTTCTTGAAGTGAATCCTCATTTTTTTGATATCATTCCCGTTAAAAACAAGGGCGATGTTGAAGCTGTTAGCTCGATGGCCAAACGGCATAAGGCTATTGCAGCAGTGAATGGGGGCTTTTTCAAAATGAAAGGTGAGTTTGCGGATCTCCCAATGGGAATTTTAAAAATCGATAATCATTGGTATGGAACTCCGCACAAACCTAGAGGGGCTATTGGATGGTCTCATGCTGATGAGAAGGTACTTTTTGATCAAATCTTAACGCAAATTTATGGTTATAGTGGAAATGCCGTAATTCCAATTGATGGAATTAATCGCATTCTAAAAGATCAGCAGGTTATTTTGTGTACGCCTCACATCGGAAAACAATTTGATTACCCAAACCTTGGACTACAGTTGTTGATCAAAGATCAAAAAGTGAGCAAAATTGAAAAAAAGCGAGCCTCTATTCCTGCAGATGGGGTCTCTCTAATGATTGGAGTTCTTAAAACGCTTTCTTTTCCCCCAATAGCGGAAGGTGACGATTTTAAATGGGATATTCATGTTACCCCTCAATCTCATCCTCCTTACACGAAAAGTGAAGAATGGAGTGATATCGTTCATATTGTAGGAGGAACTCCAATTTTGGTGAGGGGAGGACGCCTTGTTACAGATTTTAGTGCTGAGCAAACCGGTTCTCATTTTTTAAACGTACGTTTAGCTCGAACTGCTGTAGGTATTTTAGAAAATGGAAATTGGCTATTTGTCGTTGTGGATGGGTTTTATAAAAATATATGGAACACAAAAGGAATCACAATTCCAGACTTAGCGGAGCTTATGCAAAAACTTGGGTGTGTAGAGGCGCTTAACCTATGTGGGGGCAAGTGTTCGACAATGGTTTTGAAAAATGTGGTTGTCAATGATCCTCCTGATGGCACTCGAAAAGGAAGAAAAGTATCGGATGCGTTGGTCATTATTCCAAAAAATCGGTAA
- the rdgB gene encoding RdgB/HAM1 family non-canonical purine NTP pyrophosphatase: MEIVLASSNLHKIREFREMFKSLPRIDVLSLLNFPQYKSPVEEGKTFQENAQLKAVDAAKVLGKWVLADDSGLVVPALDGAPGIYSRRYAGEDATDAENRQKLLQNMQHLSEIQRSAYFQCSLVLALPTGEVKKSVTGICEGFLLKEEKGRYGFGYDSLFVKHDYDKTFAELDDSTKNRISHRYKAFEKLLGVLQSL, from the coding sequence ATGGAAATTGTGCTTGCAAGTTCGAATTTACATAAAATTCGAGAGTTCCGCGAAATGTTTAAGTCTTTGCCTAGAATTGATGTTCTCTCGCTTCTTAATTTTCCACAATATAAGTCTCCAGTCGAAGAAGGCAAAACCTTTCAAGAAAATGCGCAGCTGAAAGCGGTTGATGCAGCTAAAGTATTAGGTAAGTGGGTGCTGGCAGATGATTCAGGATTGGTTGTTCCCGCTTTAGATGGGGCGCCGGGCATTTATTCACGACGTTATGCGGGCGAGGATGCTACAGATGCAGAAAACCGACAAAAGCTTTTGCAAAATATGCAGCATTTAAGCGAAATTCAGCGTTCTGCCTATTTTCAGTGCTCTTTAGTGCTTGCATTGCCAACGGGGGAAGTAAAAAAAAGTGTGACAGGCATTTGTGAAGGCTTTTTGCTGAAAGAAGAAAAAGGGCGGTATGGTTTTGGCTATGATTCTCTGTTTGTCAAACATGATTATGACAAAACGTTTGCTGAGCTAGATGATTCTACAAAAAACCGTATTTCTCATCGTTACAAAGCTTTTGAAAAGCTGCTGGGAGTTTTGCAGAGTTTATAA
- a CDS encoding protein-L-isoaspartate(D-aspartate) O-methyltransferase: MEDIYTKQRHLMVEQQLIPRGIYDPRILRAMREVPRHEFVPSKFVHYAYEDGPLAIEEGQTISQPYIVALMIQAAQVDENSIVLEIGTGSGYAAAVLGSICQNVYTIERLPHLAQKAQERLQRLHYSNVHVEIGDGSLGLPDKAPFDAIITTAGSPIIPPSLCRQLKMGGRLVIPVGSSFDQELIRIRALPDLTFSKENLEYVRFVPLIGEEGWKERQ; this comes from the coding sequence ATGGAAGACATTTATACAAAACAACGCCATTTAATGGTGGAACAACAACTCATTCCTCGCGGCATTTATGATCCTCGCATTTTAAGAGCCATGAGAGAAGTTCCACGCCATGAATTTGTTCCCTCAAAATTTGTCCATTATGCTTATGAAGATGGCCCTTTAGCGATCGAAGAGGGGCAGACCATTAGCCAACCATATATCGTAGCTTTGATGATCCAAGCGGCTCAAGTGGATGAAAACTCCATTGTGTTGGAAATTGGAACAGGGTCAGGATATGCAGCGGCGGTATTGGGTAGCATCTGTCAAAATGTTTACACAATCGAAAGGCTTCCTCATCTAGCCCAAAAAGCACAAGAGCGGCTGCAACGTTTGCACTATTCAAATGTTCATGTAGAAATTGGGGATGGCTCTCTTGGATTACCAGATAAAGCGCCCTTTGATGCCATCATTACGACAGCAGGCAGCCCTATCATTCCCCCTTCATTGTGTCGTCAACTCAAAATGGGGGGACGCCTGGTTATTCCTGTCGGAAGTTCTTTTGATCAAGAGCTCATCCGCATCCGTGCCCTACCGGATCTCACCTTTTCAAAAGAAAATCTCGAGTATGTCCGCTTCGTCCCACTTATTGGAGAAGAAGGCTGGAAAGAGCGTCAGTGA